Proteins encoded by one window of Glycine soja cultivar W05 chromosome 15, ASM419377v2, whole genome shotgun sequence:
- the LOC114386687 gene encoding defensin-like protein 183 — protein sequence MVTYISNYSLLFVMLALTITGLIEVKGNTCSQPLGGCGPMGQCDQRCKALHIDGQGSCDLGLCTCYYGCAGPPPSPTPPKICNNGLGVCTLQCGDACCNANCARKYNQGTGMCSTIGNNNLCTCQYRCG from the exons ATGGTGACTTATATCTCAAActattctcttctctttgtaaTGCTGGCTCTGACTATAACAG GCCTAATAGAAGTAAAAGGAAACACATGTTCACAACCATTGGGTGGATGTGGTCCTATGGGACAATGTGACCAGAGATGTAAAGCTCTACACATTGATGGACAAGGATCTTGTGACTTAGGCTTGTGCACTTGCTACTACGGTTGTGCAGGGCCTCCACCAAGTCCAACCCCACCTAAAATATGCAATAATGGTCTTGGGGTTTGCACTCTTCAGTGTGGTGATGCATGCTGTAATGCAAATTGTGCAAGAAAATATAATCAGGGAACAGGGATGTGTAGCACCATTGGTAACAACAACTTATGTACTTGCCAATATAGATGTGGCTGA